The genomic region ATTCGTGATCGAACGCCCTCTGAAACGTCCCGTGTGCCGCTCTGGCACAGTCAAACCTCAGCACCTGCGGCTGGGTGGCAACCAGGTGGAAGAGCGGAGCCTGGCTAATACTCAGTCAGGCCATCAGTGCAGCGGCATCCAGCGGACCCTGCAGCAATAATTGGGTATATACGTCATCTGAATAAATTATGAACAGATATGCATCATTCAAGGTCGTGACGCAGATTTATTGATAATGATGAAGAGTAAGATACCAACCGATGATCTTATCGTGCATTTCCTCTGACTTCGAAAAGCAAATTGTTCTGCGGGTCAGTCGTTTGATATGTGTACGAAGATTAAGATTATGTCGTTCTGTCCGTTGGGTATATTTCTTGCTCACCACGTGGCTTGTTGCACTTAACAGAACTTTATAAACCGGCCACGCATCTGTCATATAAAAGGCAAGGTTAAATTTGCTTAACAGGGCCAGCAATCGTCGCAGGGTCGGGGCATTTCTCGGGCCGAAGACGTGGGCCAGAGCACGTTTGCGGATACGGTCATAAGCATAGAACAACCACCGGGGATTGCTTTTACACCGCACGTAAGACCATTGTTCACCGGCTTCACAGCAGATAACAACCTCCGTTTCGGGGTCGATATTCTCAGCTACCTGCTTTGGCGAAATTTTTTAAAGTGCCGCAGAACCGTATTGAGGCTGATACCGAGAACCCGTGCGGTATCGCGACATCTGTAACCATTCATGGCCATATTAACAATGGTCTGGTGTATGTCTGGTTTGGCACCGGAGTAGCCTAAAGTTGAGCTGAAAGGTCTTTGAACAATGCTTGCAGATGTAACGTTGGGCACCGGATGCTGAATGTCCGTTACATCGTACAGCATGAGTTTCATTGCACTGAGGGCAGACGACATCAACTTTAGCCATATGTTACATCCAAAGCGCAAAGCATGCGTGATCAGCAAGTCTGCGTCACGACCTCATTCAACATATTGAAAATAAGAAAAGAATTACAGGAAGCAGCAGAAATCTGTGAAGAGATACGGGAGAGATATTTAATGATTGCAAAGAACTCGCTGGCCGGGAGTACCGACCAGCAGCATGAACACAAGACTCAGGCTTTATCGCCCAGCAGCACAGACTCAAGTGCGATTTCAATCATCTCGCTAAAGGTGGTTTGACGCTCTGCCGCCATGGTCTGCTCACCGCTGCGGATATGGTCAGACACCGTACAGATCGCTAACGCTTTGGCACCAAATTCCGCCGCCACGCCGTAGATACCCGCCGCTTCCATTTCGATCCCCAGAATGCCGTATTTTTCCATGACATCGAACATCTCCAGGTCGGGTGCATAGAACAGATCGGCGGAGAAGAGGTTACCGACGCGTACGTTGACGCCCAGTGCTTTTGCCGCATCCACCGCGTTGCATACCATGTCAAAATCCGCAATCGCAGCAAAATCGTGGTTTTTAAAACGTATGCGGTTCACTTTTGAATCCGTCGACGCGCCCATCCCAATCACCACATCACGCAGATTTACGTCCACACGCACTGCACCGCAGGACCCCACGCGAATGATCTTCTTCACGCCAAAGTCGGTAATCAGCTCTTTAGCGTAGATTGAGCAGGAAGGAATGCCCATACCGTGGCCCATCACCGAAATTTTACGCCCTTTATAAGTACCGGTGTAACCCAACATGCCGCGCACGTTGTTTACTTCCACTGCGTCCTGCAAAAAAGTTTCGGCGATGTGTTTAGCCCGGAGCGGGTCGCCCGGCATCAGCACGACATCAGCGAAATCACCCATTTCTGCGTTTATATGAGGCGTTGCCATGTTTTACCCTTCTTTTTATCGATCAATAGATTGTGCTGATTACAGCATACTTTTGCCGTATTCCATCGGACT from Erwinia tracheiphila harbors:
- the deoD gene encoding purine-nucleoside phosphorylase; its protein translation is MATPHINAEMGDFADVVLMPGDPLRAKHIAETFLQDAVEVNNVRGMLGYTGTYKGRKISVMGHGMGIPSCSIYAKELITDFGVKKIIRVGSCGAVRVDVNLRDVVIGMGASTDSKVNRIRFKNHDFAAIADFDMVCNAVDAAKALGVNVRVGNLFSADLFYAPDLEMFDVMEKYGILGIEMEAAGIYGVAAEFGAKALAICTVSDHIRSGEQTMAAERQTTFSEMIEIALESVLLGDKA